The DNA window AGATGCCTTCGTCCCTGCACTCTGCCGGAGTGTCGGCCTGTGGTGTCTGCGGCAGGGAGAAATCAGCCAGTGAGCTTTCCTGCAGGGCGCTCATGGTCTCATTGGAGGCACCGCTGTCACTGATGTTGTCCATGCTGAAGTCATTGGAAAGGGTCTCCAGAACGGTGGTATCCTGAGACCTTACAGACAGGTCATCCAAACCAGAGTCAAGCTCCTCAGGAGGTGAGGAGGCACTGGCTGACTTCGGCAGCTGGTCTAGCACACCCTGCCCGTCATCCTTCACCACTGTGAAGACTGCTCTTGCACTCATGAACTCTCCATCCTCTGCCCACAGTTTTGATGCCTGTCCAGCTCTGGAGCTATCACTACATGGTGAATCTCTCATGGGGTCAGCAGTGTTACTCTGAGTATTTGTGTCATCCTCTGAAGTACAGGAGACCTTCTGTGCTTTGACAACAGTGACATCACTACCCTCAAGTTGTCCCATTTGCCCGTACACCGAAACGGGTCTTGTCACAGTGGACAGCGGTCTGTCTACAGGTGAAGGATTGAGGCTTTTGTAGAAGGGTTTGATGGAGAACATCTTGGGTGTTCCTGACCGCCTTGGTGGGACCTGACCCTGAGATGGACCTGAATGCTCCATCAGCTGGAACTGCTTTCTGGCAGCTGAGAAATCAATTTGCTCTGTGACAATATCCTCTTTCTTGATATTCACTGGCTCTGGTGGTACAAAGGAGCAGCTGACCTGTTTGGGGGATGTTGGTGTTGCACCTTGCTGCTGTTGTCTCTCCTTGCGCTCCTTGTACTTCTTGTGGGATTCCAGATGCTCCTCATCCAGTTGCTCCTCCAGGGTCTTCTCCTGGGGAGGATTCCACCATTTGGCGGCAATGTTGGGGTTTTTCTTGACAGCCTGGCTTTTAATGagttcccttctttccttttcaagttCCATCATCTCTTCCGATGGTCTCACTTTGCGGACTCTgtacttttccttctcatcctcatcttcaaaGAGCTTAGAGGGCTTTTTGTCTTCGTGGAAAGCTCGTAGTTCAAACTTAGCCTCTTTCTTAAGGGTTGTAAAAGTTGCTTCTCCATCCTTAGAAGATCTTCTAGAACTGTTTGAAGAAGTAGGACTTCCTGGCATCTTCAGGCTCTCCCTAATGTCTTCCTTCAATGAATGCCCATTAGAGTTCAGGTTCTCATCTGTTACACTAGCTTCATGTGGTTCAACTACCAAGGGTGCCTGCTTATCAGCTACATTTCCTTCCCCTTCATTGGGTACTGAATCACTCGGGACATTAACAGATGCTCCTGAGCCATCCATAATGGTCACAGCACTTGGTTCAGGGGAGGATGTCCCATTAAAGGTATTATCTGTGGCAGAATCACAGCAGTTTGCCTCCAGCACTTCATCTAGGTATCTGATCTCTTTAGCAACTTCACTGTCCAGAGATTCATGCCTGTCCTTAAGTCCATtgtggctggcagcaggagaaaaaaagtgggTTGGATTGTCTACAGGATTTGGTGAAGCCACTGTGGTGATGCTTTTATGTTCAGAAACTGGAActtcaatttccattttttcttcctttgcagcaAGCACAGTAGCCGGCTCCAAAAAATTGGCACAGTTTtggtctctgtttttttttaacctgatgTCATCCTCCGGGTTTCGGGaagatttctaaaataaaagagaacaaaactaTGACGAAGtccaaaaaaagaagcattttattttacacagagTAAACACCATCTGGAAAGCAAATCCTAGTGGTTTTTAAACTTGAGATTCAAGCAGCCCTTCACAGAATTAGAAGGCAAGGCAAATCTTtaatacttacaaaaaaaatgaaagttacCTTACAATAAACTGGACAAAAgactaaaacaacaacaatctTTCATTTAAGTATTTCCCACCTGGTTGTCATCTTCACTTTGTCATTATTTTATGTCTGTGTTCAGGTCTGACACTAAAAATGAGCTCTGCATCTACAACTTACTAATGACTTGGCAGTTTAGGTTCTTCAAAGGTTTGCACAGGCAGCACACAGCTCCTATCATCCCTGGTATTGTAAAAATGTATTCCACACATAAAGAAAATCTCAGAATGCTTCCACAGATGAAAAGTATCACTGCCcccatttttcagaaacagatgcTAGCATGCAGAAAGAATAGGCAACTCATCCCACATTAAAAAGGATGGGACAACACCAGGGGATGTTCATTTCTCAGTGGATTGATCCTGGTCGTCAAACACAGGGTAAAATTACATGGTGCTGGAAAAAACGGGGTCTTTCTCCAGCCCACATGGAAACACTCATGCAACTGGACCTGGGAGACGGGAAGAGTTCTCGACTCCCACGGCAAGGAGACCACCGCAGCAGGCACAACAGGGACCAGAGTCATGGTCTGCTCCCTCCCACGGCTTTGATCTGCAATACAGATACACCGGACTCGTATTTCCCTATTATGTCTTGCCTCTGCTCTCAAGGAGGGTGTTTTAAGAAACATGACTTCTGTTCTGGTATGGGTAGATTTTACCCATCAAGCAGCCCACTCAGCTTCCTGTGAGCAAAGACTGAGAGAATTCTGCATTATTCTGATTAATTCTGATGTGTTAACACACCAATGAATTCCTCAATAATTCTTtactgctgaaaagcaaagaaaatatcaaaagaaaagaaaaggtcattTCCAACATTATTCTTCTGGGAGAAGTTGGTAACTTGTCGGAACACAGTACAATCTGAAAACAACCGAATGTGGCACATTACTCAGTCTAAggctttaaaacagaaacttgGTATCTGAGGTCTCTGGCTCCTTTTTCACATGTGTTTTTATGTAGTACCACTGCCGAGGCATGGGTTTGGGAAGCAAACAGCACTGATCAAACCCCCTGAACACAGCAGCTCCCCAACAAGGGCACTCTTGTAGGCTGGTCACCCCTGCCCTTGCTATTAGTAcatactgaaacagaaaacagtcagGAGCACAATGGCTCTTACCAGCCACCTGAACAATCACATTGCCTCTGGGTTTTTATGGGCAGTAAAACACACTTGGCACACCTTGAGGAATGTCAGCCAGGCAGAAAGAAGAGCTCTCCTCCTAAAAGCACTTTGAAAGAGTTTTCTGTCTAATTATGCAATTGTACACAGTTGAAGATAATGCTGACTTCAACCATTAGACATCTTCTTAATTGTGCTTAAAcattgggaaaacaaacaaacaactggCTTTTGTCTACATATTTTACATGGCATACTTAACTGCTTCTACTTTCATTGCACTTTCTGTTGAACCTACAGATTCTCCAGCTGAAGTTTCTACCAGTTCTCTTCTTCAAGCTTAGTGCATTTTTCACCATTTATATATCTAACAAGGGTCAGTTTTTCATTCAGTCTTAATAAGGATATATTCAAGCAATCAGATTTTCTGCAAGCAAATACAGAACAATGAGCCGGAATGGAAGaataaactttcttttaacctgaaaacacaagaaatgctCTCGATTTGCTTCCGGTGCTCCTGGTGTCATGACACAACAGGCACTCAAGTGACAGGACTAAGACTGCaattcctttctgatttttgggtTTAAATCTCCCCTGTATGACTGATGCCAAACAGAGGATGTTGCTACCTGGAGCAGTATGCACGAAGGGACATAAGCTTCAGTGCAGGTCTGCTGGCTGTCCCCCTTCACACCAGCAATGAGTATGCCATCGTGCTCCTGCTAACATTTGCTTCATATCAGGTGGATCAAAGCCACTTATGACACTGGCAACTGCATGCCCTCTGCAGCCACAATAGCACATCTTCAGCGCAGTCAGGAAATGAGATAAAGAAGCTCTGCAATGAaacacagctcctgcagagcccaggcagagctggcacTCTGCTTCTGGTACCTGCTTGCCGTGGAGCTAGGCATACTCCCGGAGATGCCCCTGAGACCCCAGGCACTAAAACATGCCTACTCACTGCACCGATGTACGAACCCTTTCAGGTCTCATCATGTGTGGGTATTCACCCTATCTTTAGGGAACCGAACCAAAGGCAAAGTATTTTATCAGCTGCTTTCTTAATGAGTAAAAGCCTGTCCTCTCATCATAGCTGCAATCCATAGCTCACAATTAAGGCATATAGACGCAACTGTCTAATCAGAGCACGCAATTATGACAGTATGTAATTCTGAAAGTGCATGTGTCTGTGCAATTAGTGTGGCACATGTAATTATCCAGTAAGCCAGACAATTATGCAGTAAAACCTATGAGGAAACATTGCTACTCATGGGAAGGAGACTTTCTTTGACAGGGATTAATAACTGTGAGCAGGGAAGGGCTCTCAGCAGGAGAGCAAACCAGGGAAGAATagtggaggaaggaaaaaagtataattaaaaaaaggccCCAGTTTTCCCTCCACACATTCTTGCAGAATCTGGGGGCACTTTGAGGAGGTCACGACAAGGAGGGGATGCTCCAGACACTCCTGTGAGAAGCAGAAGTCAATCCACCATCAAATTATGGACACAGCtgacaaaatacaattttccagACAGAGGCTGGTCAGGAGAGCCAGCTGGAAGGGTTTGGGAAAGCAGCACACGTCGGGGTGAGGACATGGTGgtgggaggaggctgggaggctgcagctccccccggggctgctTGGCACGAGGAGGAGAGCTTgccagggggctgctgctgccccacacCACCACCTTTGTATCTGCTGCCCACAGCGAGAAGGCGTCTCAAAGCCCACACCATTACAGATGGAGGGCCTGTAAGTGGGGAAAGGCCAGCattcagctgtgctgcagccagcaacACCGCCTTCGCAGCGATTCCCATAGCCTGCTCATCTAGCCCctgttttttctgaagttactgTTATATTTACACCCTCTCTGAATATGCTTTGATTTCCCTCTGTGTAAGTCAAGATGCAACAGGGTAATTAGTACCATTTGTACAATGCTGCTGCACTTTAGTAAACTGCAGTTATTAGCAGCTTAGGGAATTATTAGCATACTTCCTTCTTGGCTGAATTCTTCATCTACAAAAGTGTAAGTGTTTGGGCATTTAGCtcttttaggaggaaaaaaattgtggGTGGACTTGTAGCAAGACCCAGCAAATGTACTGCCAGTGCCTTCCTTTGTTTGATCcaacagaaaatgcatgtgATACCAAGTGGGAGGCAGTCCTTCTGAGCCACGTCCACATTCTTCCCAAGCAATATCATGgcacaaaaaagggaaaacactaaacattaaattaaaaacatttcatagattaaaaattctaaaatacAGACTCCTTTTTGTGGGCTTCTACCAATCACTCCAGCCAAGTTTTCACAACTGCTTTTGATACTGTTGGTCTCCTGGCAGCGCTAGCACTGGAGACTTCCTATTTCCTcaggtttcattttcctttggagaGGTCCTGTTCTgcccctgcttctcctcccactGTCTGATCACTGCACTGATGCTTTGCTCAGCCCTTTCTCTTCAGTTCTGGGAGCTAACCCTTGGGCTCACCGTGCCTTTAGGAGTTTTAGTAGGGAAGCATAACTTAGAAACACATTTGCATATGGTTGACTCACTAATCCACACCTCCCTGCAGATGTGAATCCTCTTCTACTGTCTTGGCCTGCTGTTCTGATCTCTCTTTGCAAGGGAGAAGGAATCAGATGATGGATTTGCTAGGCGGTCGACTCTGGCAAAACTTCAAGAGAGCGTCTGTTTCCATTCAGCTCATCCTTTTGAAGAAATGTCCACCATCTGTATCACAGATGGACCCCATCCCAGGTACTGCGAAGATACAGAAGATGTCTGCACCACAGTGCTCCCAGACAGTCACCCTGTCCATCAGGAAACCTCCCCGCCAAGACAGGGTCTGATCCACTCTTCCTTGCAGCAGCAAGTCCTTCGTCATTCTTCTCTGTGGAAGAATGGTATGGCACGAGAGCTTTGTAGTTCTTAATggggaagagaagcaaaagcaacATCATATTAGCTCCACCCCAGTGCTGGAGTCGAGGTGCTAGCACTTCACTGCTCGTTCACTACCACGCAAATGGGTGCTGAGAAAGGTGCCACCATCCCACCCCTTTCTAGATGGGAATCACAGCCCAAAACACTGTTATGGCTCCTGCCTCTCGCCAGATGTGCACCTCCATTCATTCCCACAGGGTCTCATGGGGCAGCTGCCACTGCTTTAGCTCCGAAAAATGGTGATCCCCTTGttgcagcagggacaggactGTAGGACTTGCAGACATCACTCTGAAGAAGCAGGCCCTTCAAACCAAACACTGGAAGGGATGCAGCTGATGATGGTGGACTCAAGGAGAGGACTGGGGACTGCTACTCACACTCCCTAAAAGAATTGCatctttacattaaaaaaacaaacgcATACACACAAAATTGTTGTCTTCTTGTTCTTGTGtgaaaatattctatttttccATATGATATTTTGGGTTTTGAAAATACCACAGAAAACGTCATCCCAAGCAAATTATGCTTTTTCACTAAATGAGATTGGATAAAATtcaaatatcaggaaaaaaaaatccccaaatccttCTGCCAAATGTTGTTGAATTCAGGACTTGTCAGACACATGCTGGCACTACCTTGAATAGTTCGATTCATAATTTTACTtgcacacaaaagcaaaacctggcCTGTTCTTCACACAGAGCAGTACAGGGTGTCCTCAAATCAGGAAGGCAAACCATTTCTGATGACTAAAATTCACTAGTGTTCAGTGTCAAAAATGATGTGCTTTGTGAGCAGCTGGCTATGCTCTTCAGAGACTTGACTGAGGTAGCCAGGCAGTACAATGGGcaaattttctttatgaaagctGGTTCATCTTCTGAGCACTTCAGAAACCACAGAGCACAGTCTACAATCAATGCAGCTTCACACTAATTTCCTCTAAAAAGCTGTGGGGGGTTCTTCTGGAATACAGAGAGCAATAAAGGATGCGGAGATACAGCGCCCAAACAAGTTGCTACTTGGAGAGCTTGCTGTGTGACATTTTCTGAGTGGTTTTTccatgttgttgttgttgttttttgtctgttttagaGAAGGAGTTGTGATTGCGTTTGCTCAGAAAGCATGTGAAAAGCTTTgcaatattctttttcattccagCTGAGCCATAGACTTCAGCTTCCCCATGTGATGCACAATAGGACTCTAATCAAATCAAAGTcgaattttcttttgctggtgTAATAAATTAAGGATGGAGAAAagtgtctcaaaaaaaaaaaaaaagaaatatgaatacTTTAATGATGAGCACATGAGACATGGTAGGATATTTTAATGATGAACAAGTAATGAATGTCTCTAGAGCTCCAGTATTTTCTGTGCCCACAATGAAAAAACTGCTGATGCTTTTCCTGGGCAAGCCGGGATCCACCTTTGGAATAACCCTTATTACTTCTCAGTGACTCCAAGATATGTAAATTGGAAGCAGTTTCCCCCAGGTAAGAACCCACCTGATCCTTTAAGccaattattttctcttatttcttaaaaatacagatccGGTCTCTCTGTGAAGAATTTGCAGTCCTACTGACTGGATTTCAATTATTGCTACCAAGTCAACAAAAACAGATACCttccattttgaaattaaatgcttGTGCAGCTgttggaaaacaagcaaacaaacaaaacaaaaccaaaaagcccattacattttgttaaacattttcattcctGCAAGGAATTGTAACTGCATGAAGCACCTGCAGGACAAAGTGATTTATATGGAAATTAATATTTAGGAACAAAAGGCTGCTAGCTGCAGAATTAGCAGAAATATCACCTccagtaaaaaaataaacatcattaAAGAATGATGGTTACATAGCTGGCATTAGGCAAAATACCCAAGCCATGCAGCCTTGGATGTGTGTGTGGCTGGTTAGCTTCACCGTGAAAGCCCTGTTCAGTTGTTAAGCGACCAAGATGCAAATCTGAAATTGCAGGAAGCTGTGATTAAACTTTCattcagaaacagcagcatcGTTTGGTGCTGCCACACTCCACCAACCCCATTTTCTACCACCATCCAGAACACAGGATGCCCTGATGAGCTGGAGAAGAGAGTTTCGCACACTGGAAGGATGGGGAGCTCCCAGTAACCAAGAGACCAGCAGAAGGGTGATAATAAGATTTCAGATACAAGAACTGCATTCAAAAGACCATTCTCTTGTTCTCTGCACCACTCTGGCATTTTTTAACGTAGGTCAGCCTAAAAGCACACCTGAATTAGAGCAGCACATGCATCAGCGCCAGACTCCAGGTCAATACACATTAGCATAGCAATCAACCACAATGATTCTACTATTGAATGAAAACTATTACTTTTTAACTTGGTTCCATGTTTTTCATAAGGCTTACTTTTCCCAGGCTTTCTCTAAAATTTGTCTTTGTAGAACCAAGAATGAAAGCTTCCAACAGCTGGTGTATTTGATTTGCAGAGTCTCCATTACTACCTAGGGAAGTGCAACAGTTTCCTGTAGGAAATGAAGAGCACTGCAACCAACTAGCACACAATCAGCACTACACAATCAGAAAACTGCCTGCTGCATGGCAGGGAATACAAGGTATGATACAATCTCTAAGGAATAAAAGGAGAATTTCTTCTTCACAGCTGAGGTCTTTGACCAAGAGCTGTTACACTTCCAGAGTGCGCTTGCCAGGCTCCCCTCACTGCTCATGGGTCTGAGCTCGGAGCTCATGGCTCCGTTGCCAGCAGTACTCTTTCATGCCCAGCCTctggtttcattttaaaagaaagagggaaaaaaaaaagacaattggAAAAGTATAGGAAAACATTCTGCTTAACAGAGTGCCCAGCATAGACACTGAATTGCACAGAATACGTCTTCTGAATGTATGCATGAAAAATCACAGCTTCACGAAATTCTGCAGCTGAATCTTTCTAACACACATCAAGGATGGAACAATTGCTCTGGTAAAGCATGATCTAATCCCAGCAGGGAGTGGAAAGGACACTAAACTAAGCCTTGCTTTTAATACTCTCTAGCCCATCCAGACAATGTCAGTGCAAGGAAAGGGTGACCTTTACGGTCACTTGCACataaaacaatgacaaaagGGGATTTCCAAAATTCCTTAGTCTTTTCATCAGGGGGTGGAGGGTTCCTGTTCCATCTAAAGGATGGAGCCATAACCATCCCCTGTAAGTGCAAAATCTAGAGAAAAATACTGACATATTAATCATTTTTTGGTACGTGAGAAAGAGAGATCCTCAGGAAGGAATTTGGGTtaggcagaggcaggaggaaggcagcaaaTGGAGACAAAAGGCCACACAGTTCACTTGTTCTCCAAGCAGATCTGACACTGCTGGGAAAACTGTTTTAACACATACAGGAACAGAGATAAACCTGCTCTACGCTCACAGGGAGGCTTTCTGACATGTATTAGTATTAAATTGAAGTCTTCTGATGATACAGATTCTTTCACTGGCTGATTCTGTTCTGCAAATCTTTCATAAATGGactaaacagcattttctgaacaAAGATACATGATCTCTCTATGCTGGAGTGCTTTCACTGCTTACTTTCAAGGGCAATATAGTAGGACTTGAATGCCTTAATTGAAGCAAGTACCTACAAACCACTGGAACTGAAGCTTAAGTTacacttttttcactttctgtcaCCTCTCTGCATCATAAATGCCACCTGCTGGACATTGTACTGCCTTTAACTATTTCCTAAAACCTAACTTGTTGCACTTGTAAAGGGCAGGACTGCTCAAGACTGGCTGGAGTCTGACAGTTAGGGGTCAGGATGCAGAGAGGGCTCAGGGAACAAATCATGCCCAGAAATGTGGGCAAAGAAGGCTAAACATCTATTTCTCTTTGGGAGCTGCAGAAGGTTAAGAATTATTACTCATGCTTTGGCTCTATCAGTAGGACTTGTTACAGGTGCTCTCCTCCATTAGTTTAAGACCCATCACAGGAAAATCTGCTTAAACAAAGGTGTGCCAAAGTAAGTGCATCGTGCAGCACCTCTCATGCGTTGGTAGCCTGAGCCTCCTGGAGCACAAACAG is part of the Cygnus olor isolate bCygOlo1 chromosome Z, bCygOlo1.pri.v2, whole genome shotgun sequence genome and encodes:
- the PALM2AKAP2 gene encoding A-kinase anchor protein 2 isoform X10; translated protein: MEIEVPVSEHKSITTVASPNPVDNPTHFFSPAASHNGLKDRHESLDSEVAKEIRYLDEVLEANCCDSATDNTFNGTSSPEPSAVTIMDGSGASVNVPSDSVPNEGEGNVADKQAPLVVEPHEASVTDENLNSNGHSLKEDIRESLKMPGSPTSSNSSRRSSKDGEATFTTLKKEAKFELRAFHEDKKPSKLFEDEDEKEKYRVRKVRPSEEMMELEKERRELIKSQAVKKNPNIAAKWWNPPQEKTLEEQLDEEHLESHKKYKERKERQQQQGATPTSPKQVSCSFVPPEPVNIKKEDIVTEQIDFSAARKQFQLMEHSGPSQGQVPPRRSGTPKMFSIKPFYKSLNPSPVDRPLSTVTRPVSVYGQMGQLEGSDVTVVKAQKVSCTSEDDTNTQSNTADPMRDSPCSDSSRAGQASKLWAEDGEFMSARAVFTVVKDDGQGVLDQLPKSASASSPPEELDSGLDDLSVRSQDTTVLETLSNDFSMDNISDSGASNETMSALQESSLADFSLPQTPQADTPAECRDEGISKSFSDPGCDSLSSTLADSMVIDDQLEYHAGLLVQNAIQQAIAEQADKTNCKEGKIPAEQEISVKEQAAATRLAPASKEQQNLMFEPPQVSSPVQEKRDTIPKTSKEEDSGLREGKSLQQSPAYSATQPFLVEENRHEVSYFSKYSEAAELRSTASILATQEPEVTVGPFKLRSRKQRTLSMIEEEIRAAQQREEELKRQRQGLQVAPSPVMKSAPALPTRTVSYKTAPGKIEKIKPPPSPTAEGPISHPDLPSEEPAGAQRPKNLMETLLEDYETHKTKRRERMDDSSVLEATRVNRRKSALALRWEAGIYANREEDE
- the PALM2AKAP2 gene encoding A-kinase anchor protein 2 isoform X6, with product MAEAELHKERLQAIAEKRKRQTEIEGKRQQLEDQILQLQHFKSKALREKWLLQGIPAGSAEEEEARRRQSEEDELKVKKLEENIHRLEQEIQKLESEESQISAKEQIILEKLKETEKSFDNLQKTFAHQDGGARGMDMPPSDPQGLCSCESPEVEERAGKSSRNPEDDIRLKKNRDQNCANFLEPATVLAAKEEKMEIEVPVSEHKSITTVASPNPVDNPTHFFSPAASHNGLKDRHESLDSEVAKEIRYLDEVLEANCCDSATDNTFNGTSSPEPSAVTIMDGSGASVNVPSDSVPNEGEGNVADKQAPLVVEPHEASVTDENLNSNGHSLKEDIRESLKMPGSPTSSNSSRRSSKDGEATFTTLKKEAKFELRAFHEDKKPSKLFEDEDEKEKYRVRKVRPSEEMMELEKERRELIKSQAVKKNPNIAAKWWNPPQEKTLEEQLDEEHLESHKKYKERKERQQQQGATPTSPKQVSCSFVPPEPVNIKKEDIVTEQIDFSAARKQFQLMEHSGPSQGQVPPRRSGTPKMFSIKPFYKSLNPSPVDRPLSTVTRPVSVYGQMGQLEGSDVTVVKAQKVSCTSEDDTNTQSNTADPMRDSPCSDSSRAGQASKLWAEDGEFMSARAVFTVVKDDGQGVLDQLPKSASASSPPEELDSGLDDLSVRSQDTTVLETLSNDFSMDNISDSGASNETMSALQESSLADFSLPQTPQADTPAECRDEGISKSFSDPGCDSLSSTLADSMVIDDQLEYHAGLLVQNAIQQAIAEQADKTNCKEGKIPAEQEISVKEQAAATRLAPASKEQQNLMFEPPQVSSPVQEKRDTIPKTSKEEDSGLREGKSLQQSPAYSATQPFLVEENRHEVSYFSKYSEAAELRSTASILATQEPEVTVGPFKLRSRKQRTLSMIEEEIRAAQQREEELKRQRQGLQVAPSPVMKSAPALPTRTVSYKTAPGKIEKIKPPPSPTAEGPISHPDLPSEEPAGAQRPKNLMETLLEDYETHKTKRRERMDDSSYTCKLLSSKVTSEVLEATRVNRRKSALALRWEAGIYANREEDE
- the PALM2AKAP2 gene encoding A-kinase anchor protein 2 isoform X11, with translation MEIEVPVSEHKSITTVASPNPVDNPTHFFSPAASHNGLKDRHESLDSEVAKEIRYLDEVLEANCCDSATDNTFNGTSSPEPSAVTIMDGSGASVNVPSDSVPNEGEGNVADKQAPLVVEPHEASVTDENLNSNGHSLKEDIRESLKMPGSPTSSNSSRRSSKDGEATFTTLKKEAKFELRAFHEDKKPSKLFEDEDEKEKYRVRKVRPSEEMMELEKERRELIKSQAVKKNPNIAAKWWNPPQEKTLEEQLDEEHLESHKKYKERKERQQQQGATPTSPKQVSCSFVPPEPVNIKKEDIVTEQIDFSAARKQFQLMEHSGPSQGQVPPRRSGTPKMFSIKPFYKSLNPSPVDRPLSTVTRPVSVYGQMGQLEGSDVTVVKAQKVSCTSEDDTNTQSNTADPMRDSPCSDSSRAGQASKLWAEDGEFMSARAVFTVVKDDGQGVLDQLPKSASASSPPEELDSGLDDLSVRSQDTTVLETLSNDFSMDNISDSGASNETMSALQESSLADFSLPQTPQADTPAECRDEGISKSFSDPGCDSLSSTLADSMVIDDQLEYHAGLLVQNAIQQAIAEQADKTNCKEGKIPAEQEISVKEQAAATRLAPASKEQQNLMFEPPQVSSPVQEKRDTIPKTSKEEDSGLREGKSLQQSPAYSATQPFLVEENRHEVSYFSKYSEAAELRSTASILATQEPEVTVGPFKLRSRKQRTLSMIEEEIRAAQQREEELKRQRQGLQVAPSPVMKSAPALPTRTVSYKTAPGKIEKIKPPPSPTAEGPISHPDLPSEEPAGAQRPKNLMETLLEDYETHKTKRRERMDDSSYTCKLLSSKVTSEVLEATRVNRRKSALALRWEAGIYANREEDE